The Penaeus vannamei isolate JL-2024 chromosome 16, ASM4276789v1, whole genome shotgun sequence genome includes a window with the following:
- the kel gene encoding ring canal kelch homolog translates to MDSDTENLEKQFSSRLLLRHASQNSLDESSQKHIPRSETKHKLPYRNPQHFPRAFDNLNLMRRQSQLCDVVLVADSVEVPAHKMVLASCSPYFHAMFTSFEESRQDRIVLQDIDGSALQLLIDYVYTAEVLVTEENVQVLLPAANLLQLTDVRDACCDFLQSQLHPTNCLGIRAFADLHGCLELLSIAESYVEQHFCEVVECEEFLSLTSQQVIKLISSDRLTTPSEEKVFECVMSWVGGDLPNREQYLAELMEYVRLPLLSQDYLIQRVEEEPLLKQDTQCKDYLIEAMKYHLLKGEQKALFKSPRTKPRQPVGLPKVLLVVGGQAPKAIRSVECYDFKDERWFPVAEMPTRRCRCGIAVINGKVYAVGGFNGALRVRTVDVYDPTRDSWSSCASMEARRSTLGVATLNGCIYAVGGFDGSTGLNSAEMYDSKTYEWRMIAPMSTRRSSVGVGVVSGFLYAVGGYDGASRQCLASVECYCPESDVWTSVAEMSARRSGAGVGVLDGLLYAVGGHDGPLVRKSVEVYNPDTNCWSPVADMNLCRRNAGVIALNGLLYVVGGDDGTSNLASVEVYNPKTDAWTLLPAHMGIGRSYAGVAIIDKPGF, encoded by the exons ATGGACTCGGACACGGAGAACCTGGAGAAGCAGTTTAg CAGCAGGCTCTTACTCCGCCATGCTAGTCAAAACTCGCTGGATGAAAGTTCTCAGAAACACATCCCTCGCTCGGAGACTAAACACAAGCTACCATACAGAAATCCTCAACATTTCCCGAGAGCTTTCGATAATCTGAATCTGATGAGAAG GCAGAGTCAGCTATGTGACGTCGTCCTGGTAGCTGACAGTGTAGAGGTACCAGCTCATAAAATGGTACTTGCATCATGCAGTCCGTACTTTCACGCCATGTTTACCA GCTTCGAAGAGAGCCGGCAAGATAGAATAGTATTACAAGATATAGATGGCAGTGCACTCCAGCTCCTTATTGATTATGTTTATACAGCTGAAGTCCTTGTTACTGAGGAAAATGTGCAG GTACTTCTCCCAGCAGCTAATTTGTTGCAGCTAACAGATGTCCGAGATGCTTGCTGTGACTTCCTCCAATCTCAACTTCACCCTACAAATTGCCTTGGCATACGTGCATTTGCCGATCTCCATGGGTGTTTAGAGTTGCTTTCCATTGCAGAGAGCTATGTAGAACAGCATTTTTG tgAAGTTGTTGAGTGTGAAGAGTTCCTGTCTTTAACTTCACAGCAAGTCATAAAATTAATATCAAGTGATAGACTCACAACTCCATCAGAAGAAAAG GTTTTTGAGTGTGTCATGAGTTGGGTGGGTGGAGACTTGCCCAATAGAGAGCAGTATTTGGCAGAGCTGATGGAATATGTAAGATTACCTCTGCTGTCACAAGACTATCTCATCCAGCGGGTGGAGGAGGAGCCATTGCTCAAGCAGGATACTCAGT GTAAAGATTACTTAATAGAAGCCATGAAATACCATCTACTTAAAGGAGAACAGAAGGCCCTATTTAAGTCTCCTAGAACAAAGCCAAGACAGCCAGTTGGACTCCCAAAA GTTCTGCTTGTAGTAGGTGGCCAGGCACCAAAGGCAATACGTAGTGTGGAGTGTTATGACTTTAAAGATGAACGATGGTTTCCTGTAGCAGAGATGCCCACCAGAAGATGCAG ATGTGGAATAGCTGTTATCAATGGCAAAGTGTATGCTGTTGGCGGATTTAATGGTGCTCTCCGAGTACGAACTGTTGACGTGTATGATCCAACCCGGGATTCTTGGTCTTCCTGCGCCAGCATGGAAGCGCGTAGATCCACCTTGGGAGTTGCCACACTTAATGGATGCATATATgcc GTTGGTGGTTTTGATGGGTCGACTGGATTAAATAGTGCAGAAATGTATGACTCAAAGACTTATGAGTGGAGAATGATCGCCCCAATGTCAACACGTCGCTCatctgttggtgttggtgttgtcagTGGTTTTCTATATGCT GTTGGTGGGTACGATGGAGCGTCACGACAATGCCTGGCGTCAGTAGAGTGTTACTGTCCCGAGTCTGATGTCTGGACTTCAGTAGCTGAAATGTCAGCTCGCAGAAGTGGAGCTG GTGTTGGAGTTCTTGATGGGCTTCTGTATGCTGTGGGGGGACATGATGGTCCTTTGGTAAGAAAAAGTGTGGAGGTGTACAACCCTGACACCAATTGTTGGAGTCCAGTCGCCGACATGAATCTCTGCCGAAGGAATGCTG GAGTAATTGCTTTGAACGGGCTGCTATACGTAGTAGGTGGGGATGATGGAACATCTAACCTGGCATCTGTGGAAGTTTATAACCCAAAGACGGATGCGTGGACCCTCTTGCCAGCCCATATGGGTATTGGAAGATCTTATGCCGGTGTAGCAATTATAGACAAACCTGGTTTCTGA